AGTGCCCGCATCCAGACGACAACCAGCGGCGTCAGCTTAGCAGGGAGCTTGGTCTGGAACCCAAACAGATCAAATTCTGGTTTCAAAACAAGAGGACACAagcaaaggtttttttttttttttttttttggtctgttGGATATCTGGATTTTGAATTGTTAAAACCTCAGTTATGGTGATTCTTCAGTGTTGTTTATGCTTTATAGGCTCAAACTGAGCGAGCAGATAACACTGTTCTTCGGGCAGAGAATGAAAAAATTCAATGTGAAATCGTTGCAATCAAAGAGGCGCTGAAAAATGTAATTTGCCCAGCGTGTGGAGGTCCACCctttggagaagaagaaaggcAACGTAACCTACAGAAACTGCAACTGGAAAATTCCAAATTGAAAGAAGAGGCAAGTTTTCATTGTTGCAACTTCAGCCATATCTCTTTATTCTAAAGCGTTTGTCATTCCAACGTATATTTTAAAGGGTAACgcttaattgcattttaaaaaatttatactcTTGTAAAATCGCAAATTCAAACGGACTCATCTTATAGCTATCTAATTTAGCATTGTCAAGTCAAAATAATTGCTGTTTGGCTTTGCAGCATGAGAAGGTATCAAACCTTCTTGCCAAGTACATTGGCAAACCGATCTCACAAATCGAGTCGTTGATGGGAGTCCCAAGATCTTCATTGGATTTTTCTCCAGGAAGAACTTCACTGATCAGCCAAAGACTGGAGAGTCCTGCTCTTGATCTAGACCTTGGTTCTACCAATACTGCATCACCATACCGACTAAAAGGAATTCCAGAAATGGAGAAGGCAATCATGCTGGAAACTGCTGCCGGTGCCATGGATGAATTAATCCGACTCTTGCGAATCAACGAGCCTGTGTGGATCAAGTCCCCTGCCGATGGCAGATATGTTCTTCATCGTGACAGCTACGAAAGGATGTTTCCCACAGCCAATCACTTGAGAAACGCCACTGCTCGTATCGAGTCATCAAGAGATTCAGGAATGGTGGCCATGAGTGGGATGCATTTAGTTGAGATGATTATAGATTCGGTCAGTACTCTTCCTTTTCCATATATCTACTTTGCTATAGAATTGAACCCCAGATCACCATGGTTTGATTTTGCAGGATAAATGGTCAGATCTTTTTCCCACAATTGTTACAAAAGCAAAGACAATTCAAGTGCTCGAAACCGGAACGTCAGGAAATCGGAGTGGTTCCTTGCAGCTGGTAATTATAGCCTTAGAATCCaactttattcattttttttttttgttaaataccTAATAGTACTCTTAtggttttatttctttatttttttctcattagggtttgatttttattagaCGAGGtgcttgtggttttgataaagaccaaattgatcCTTAGTTAACTTTTTTTGATGGATGGTCCTTAGTTAACTTAACGAAAGTTCACGTCACTGACACGTGAatcaattaaaattcgacatttggcataagtggccacaTCATCACTTATGATGTGGCcgcataattaaattttttattcaaaaattaaaaattaaaatatatatatatatatataaagaaaaaaaaatggtgcgGCCCTtcgccatttgggggtggctctagtacccactaggggtggtttcggccacccccaaatggccaagccaattttttttttttgccttttatttttttgaaaaaaaatatattttaattttttttaaataaaaaatataattaggtGGCATGTCATCAGTGATGATGTGACCACTTATGCCaagtgtcgaattttaattggtccacgtgtcaactACATGGACTTCTGTTAgttaatttggtcacttatgccaagtgtcgaattttaattggtccacgtgtcagtgacATAGACTTCTGTTAGTTGAtgtggccacttatgccaagtgtcgaattttaattggtccacgtgtcagtgacATAGActtctgttaagtcaactaatggtcaatGGACGAAATGAccaatttgatttttatcaaaaccacatgtacctcatgataaaaatcaaaccccaagagggaaaaataaagaaatgaaaccaatagggtattaggtatttaacctccctttttttttttctttttttttttttaagagtttgttATAGAAGGTTTGAGTACTCAAGAAATGAAAATGCAGATGTATGAACAAATGCACATTCTTTCTCCTCTGGTGCCGCCTAGGGAATTCTATTTTCTTCGCCATTGTCAGCAAATAGAGCTGGGCATGTGGGTGATAGTGGACGTCTCCTATGAGTGCCCAAAAGAGAAATCCTCCCTCCCTTCCCGCTCTTGGAGGCTCCCTTCTGGATGCATGATTCAGGATTTGCCTAATGGGTGCTCCAAGGTCCGTAACTTCGAATCGCTAtaagaacttttcttttttatactcataaaaataataaattgaattggGTGTCATTCAAACCACTGTTACAAATTCCTgcgtttaattatttttcagttGGAACATTCATGTTTTATAGGTTACTTGGGTTGAACACGTGGAAGTGGATGATAAAACCCAAACTCATAGGCTCTATAGGGATCTCATATGTGGCGCTACTGCTTATGGAGCAGAACGATGGGTTGCTACTCTTAGGAGGATGTGTGAGAGATTTGCTTACTCCATGGGGGAAACTACACCTTGTTGTGAGCTTGGAGGAGGAGGTGgtattctttattctttttctttttttttttttttttttttaagtaactttCCCATTTCTCACATGCCTTTTCTCTCTTGTCCACCTTTAATTAACGGAAAACTTTCACTACCTTCCAAGTATTAACGGTTTTgcaatcataatcttgaagtactaatttttgtaatgtcagTATCCTTATAAGTTTTAGTCTCTTTTAGTTTTCCCTCCGTTAGGgttttctattaaattaatcTTAACGGAGGATGCCAAAATGTTCAAAatactcttttttaaaaaaaaataaaaattaaaaaaataccataGTAACCAACGGACAGGGGTAAATTTgggtttttattaatttttaataaaggtaaatttatatttttataaattttattagaatatAGGGGTCATTTTACGTGTTTAGTATTTGATTTAACACTAAACCCTAATAGTAGGGGTAATACTACTTAAAATGGGCTGAAACAAGAGATACCGACATTGCAAAACTCATGATACTTCGGGAGCTATGTgaagttttttgtttaattaattatgatggttaattttaataatgttttcCATTGCTCAGTGTTTACTTTGCCCGAAGGTAAGAAGAGCATTGTGAAGCTTTCCCATAGGATGGTCAAGAATTTTTGTGGAATCTTGAGCATGTCAGGTAAACTAGATTTTCCTCAATTATCTGAAGTGAACAACAGTGGGGTTCGAGTCTCTGTTCGCAACAGCACAGAACCAGGCCAGCCTTGTGGAATGATAGTTAGCGCCGCCACATCTCTCTGGCTTCCCCTGCCACCTCACAATGTCTTCAATTTCTTTAGAGATGAGAGAACGCGAGTTCAGGTTCACGAAattgaattaggatcctctctagtttaaatgaattagaaaatatctagttaattatattatagaggtatatatttttgttctttcgaaaagtgaaaagacaaaaatacatttcacatataactaattagatattcttcaattcatttttggagaggatcttgttcccaTGAAACTGGCAAGTTGAtcattttgttaatatttcagtTTTTGAAGCAATGTAACTTAT
This window of the Corylus avellana chromosome ca5, CavTom2PMs-1.0 genome carries:
- the LOC132182686 gene encoding homeobox-leucine zipper protein ROC8-like, coding for MGSGGGSGDEPEASNTRKGKKSYHRHTTYQIQQLEKFFKECPHPDDNQRRQLSRELGLEPKQIKFWFQNKRTQAKAQTERADNTVLRAENEKIQCEIVAIKEALKNVICPACGGPPFGEEERQRNLQKLQLENSKLKEEHEKVSNLLAKYIGKPISQIESLMGVPRSSLDFSPGRTSLISQRLESPALDLDLGSTNTASPYRLKGIPEMEKAIMLETAAGAMDELIRLLRINEPVWIKSPADGRYVLHRDSYERMFPTANHLRNATARIESSRDSGMVAMSGMHLVEMIIDSDKWSDLFPTIVTKAKTIQVLETGTSGNRSGSLQLMYEQMHILSPLVPPREFYFLRHCQQIELGMWVIVDVSYECPKEKSSLPSRSWRLPSGCMIQDLPNGCSKVTWVEHVEVDDKTQTHRLYRDLICGATAYGAERWVATLRRMCERFAYSMGETTPCCELGGGVFTLPEGKKSIVKLSHRMVKNFCGILSMSGKLDFPQLSEVNNSGVRVSVRNSTEPGQPCGMIVSAATSLWLPLPPHNVFNFFRDERTRVQWDVLSSGNPVHEIAHISNGSHVGNCTSIIRPSIPNESMLILQETCIDTLGSLVVYAPIDMPAINIALSGEDPSDVPILPSGFVISSDGRPEIGSSGASTSENTEKSSGSLLTVAFQILVSSPSSPKQVNVESVATVNTLISSTVQRIKTALNCSDLD